A single Apodemus sylvaticus chromosome 20, mApoSyl1.1, whole genome shotgun sequence DNA region contains:
- the LOC127670494 gene encoding solute carrier family 26 member 10 encodes MLQGAKDKMSGPFASGTCSDPEDSSDLKSPLSSRFREPLTHARFQELFGGAEQEPELPTEPTEPCLPWLCRLRRRRASACSGPGAWRVLLARLPPLRWLPQYRWRAWLLGDAVAGITVGVVHVPQGMAFALLTSVPPVFGLYTSFFPVLIYSLLGTGRHLSTGTFAVLSLMTGSVVERVVPEPLAGNLSGFEREQLEARRVGAAAAVAFGSGALMLAMFVLQLGVLSTFLSEPVVKALTSGAALHVLVSQLPSLLGLSLPRQIGCFSLFKTLAAVLSALSQSSPAELTISALSLALLVPVKELNVRFRDRLPTPIPGEVAMVLLATVVCFTSSLDTRYNVQVVGLLPGGFPQPLLPALDELPSILADSVSISLVTFAVSTSLASIYADKYSYTIDPNQELLAHGVSNLISSLFSCFPNSATLATTSLLVDAGGNTQLAGLFSCVVVLAVLLWLGPFFYYLPKAVLACINISSMRQMFFQMQELPQLWHISRVDFAVWMVTWVAVVTLNVDLGLAVGVVVSMMTVIYRTQRVQCLALGLAEGTELYRPIRESPKLLQAPGLCILSYPTPLYFATRGQFHRLLERHLGLGKRTKVGAEPVRVAILDFSGIPFADAAGAREVVQLTRRCQEDGICLLLAQCNAVVLETLTRAGLLDSMTPEQLFVSVQDAAAHALERLKPTGPQICTVWV; translated from the exons ATGCTGCAGGGGGCCAAGGACAAAATGAGTGGGCCATTTGCCTCTGGGACTTGCTCAGATCCGGAAGACTCTTCGGATCTTAAGTCTCCACTGAGCTCAAGGTTCAGGGAACCTCTCACCCACGCTCGGTTCCAGGAGCTCTTCGGGGGCGCAGAGCAAGAGCCGGAGCTACCAACCGAGCCAACCGAGCCCTGCTTACCCTGGCTGTGCAGGCTGCGGAGGAGGCGAGCCAGCGCCTGTTCTGGGCCGGGGGCGTGGCGCGTGCTGCTGGCAAGGCTGCCCCCGCTGCGTTGGCTGCCCCAATACCGCTGGCGAGCCTGGCTGCTCGGAGATGCCGTGGCTGGAATAACAGTGGGCGTTGTGCACGTACCCCAGG GCATGGCTTTTGCCCTCCTGACCTCGGTGCCCCCGGTGTTTGGACTCtacacttctttctttcctgttctcATCTACAGTTTGCTGGGCACTGGGAGACACCTGTCCACTG GAACCTTCGCAGTACTCAGTCTAATGACCGGCTCTGTTGTCGAGAGGGTGGTGCCCGAACCCCTCGCGGGGAATCTCAGTGGGTTCGAAAGGGAGCAATTGGAAGCTCGGCGAGTTGGGGCGGCAGCTGCTGTGGCCTTCGGGAGTGGGGCACTGATG CTGGCGATGTTCGTGCTACAGCTTGGTGTCCTGTCCACCTTTTTATCCGAGCCTGTGGTCAAGGCGCTGACCAGCGGGGCCGCGCTGCACGTGTTGGTGTCCCAGCTGCCAAGTCTCTTGGGATTGTCTCTCCCACGCCAGATCGGCTGCTTTTCTCTCTtcaag ACACTGGCGGCGGTGCTCAGCGCACTGTCCCAGAGCAGTCCTGCAGAACTGACCATCTCGGCGCTCAGCCTGGCGTTGCTAGTGCCGGTCAAGGAACTAAACGTGCGATTCCGGGACAGGCTACCCACCCCGATCCCGGGAGAAGTTGCCATG GTGCTTCTGGCGACAGTTGTTTGTTTCACCTCTTCCCTGGACACAAGATACAATGTCCAGGTAGTAGGACTACTGCCCGGAGG atttccccagcccctcctccccgcGCTGGATGAGCTACCCAGCATACTGGCCGATTCAGTGTCCATCTCATTGGTTACTTTCGCTGTGTCcacctctctggcctccatctaTGCAGACAAGTACAGCTACACGATTGACCCCAACCAG GAACTCCTGGCCCACGGCGTGTCCAACctcatttcctctctcttctcctgcttTCCCAACTCCGCCACACTGGCTACAACCAGCTTATTAGTGGACGCTGGTGGGAATACACAG CTGGCAGGCCTCTTCTCCTGCGTGGTGGTCCTGGCAGTGTTGCTGTGGCTGGGACCCTTCTTCTACTACCTGCCCAAG GCTGTCCTGGCTTGCATCAACATCTCCAGCATGCGCCAGATGTTCTTCCAGATGCAAGAGCTTCCACAGCTATGGCACATCAGCCGTGTGGACTTT GCTGTGTGGATGGTCACGTGGGTGGCTGTCGTGACCCTGAACGTGGACCTGGGCCTGGCTGTGGGTGTGGTCGTCTCTATGATGACAGTGATCTACCGAACTCAGAG GGTGCAGTGCCTGGCGCTTGGATTGGCCGAGGGGACAGAGCTCTACAGGCCCATCAGAGAGAGCCCTAAG CTCCTCCAGGCTCCAGGTCTGTGTATCCTGAGCTATCCAACACCTCTCTACTTTGCAACCCGTGGGCAGTTCCACCGCCTCCTGGAGCGGCATCTGGGGCTTGGGAAAAGAACCAAGG TAGGTGCTGAGCCCGTCAGAGTGGCGATCCTAGACTTCAGTGGAATCCCTTTTGCAGATGCTGCAGGGGCCAGGGAAGTGGTCCAG CTCACCAGGCGGTGTCAGGAAGATGGAATCTGCCTTCTCCTGGCTCAGTGTAATG CCGTGGTGCTCGAGACCTTGACCCGGGCGGGACTGCTGGATAGCATGACTCCAGAACAACTCTTCGTGAGTGTCCAGGATGCAGCTGCGCATGCGCTGGAGAGGCTG AAACCTACTGGCCCACAGATTTGCACGGTGTGGGTCTGA